Proteins encoded by one window of Melopsittacus undulatus isolate bMelUnd1 chromosome 23, bMelUnd1.mat.Z, whole genome shotgun sequence:
- the RNASEH2A gene encoding ribonuclease H2 subunit A: MALARLERLPPDSGPFGSPVPPRCRDRPCAVGVDEAGRGPVLGPMVYAICYCPLEELETLEKLGVADSKTLSEAERERRFALLEAAGDVVGWALHVLPPQHISACMQRRVKYNLNELSHDTAMGLIQFAMDSGVQVAELLVDTVGPAEPYAAKLRQRFPGPTVTVCPRADSAYPVVSAASICAKVARDHALKHWVFEEDLDTIDRDYGSGYPNDPKTKEWLRRNLDPVFGFPQLVRFSWGTARELLREGGVPVTWADEDPEGDPSAPPSLLSYFARSPPQGPPRRPPHRFFQERKLRPLDDL, encoded by the exons ATGGCGCTGGCGCGCTTGGAGCGGCTCCCCCCGGACTCCGGTCCCTTCGGCTCCCCCGTCCCCCCCCGTTGCCGGGACCGCCCATGCGCAGTCGGTGTGGACGAGGCGGGGCGGGGGCCGGTGCTGG gaccgATGGTTTACGCCATCTGCTACTGCCCATTGGAAGAGCTGGAGACGCTGGAGAAGCTGGGGGTGGCAG ACTCGAAGACGCTGTCGGAGGCCGAGCGCGAGCGCCGCTTTGCGCTGCTGGAGGCGGCCGGAGACGTCGTGGGCTGGGCCCTGCACGTGCTGCccccccagcacatctctgcctgcatgcaGCGCCG GGTCAAATACAACCTGAACGAGCTGTCACATGACACAGCCATGGGCCTGATCCAGTTTGCGATGGACAGCGGTGTCCAGGTGGCAgag ctcctggtgGACACCGTGGGCCCGGCTGAGCCGTATGCAGCCAAACTTCGCCAGCGCTTCCCAGGCCCCACAGTCACCGTCTGCCCCCGCGCGGACAGCGCCTACCCTGTGGTGAGCGCAGCCAGCATCTGCGCCAAG GTAGCTCGTGACCACGCTCTGAAGCATTGGGTCTTTGAGGAGGATTTGGACACCATCGACCGCGATTACGGCTCCGGGTACCCCAATG ACCCCAAGACCAAGGAGTGGCTGCGGAGGAACCTGGACCCAGTGTTCGGGTTCCCCCAACTCGTGCGCTTCAGCTGGGGCACAGCTCGGGAGCTGCTGCGGGAGGGGGGGGTCCCCGTGACATG GGCTGATGAGGACCCCGAGGGTGACCCCTCGGCCCCCCCCTCGCTTCTGTCTTACTTTGCCCGCAGCCCCCCCCagggccccccccgccgccccccccaCCGCTTCTTCCAGGAGCGGAAACTGCGGCCCCTGGATGAcctctga